Part of the Azospirillum formosense genome is shown below.
ACGCCACCTGGTACGGGCATGAACACCGCGCCGTTGACCTCCAGAAGGAGGTCGCCTACGGCCTGACCGAGTTCAACCGTCAGGGCGTGCGCAAGGCGCGCGTGGTCGCCAACCCCGGCTGCTACCCCACCTGCTCGCTGCTGGCCCTGCTGCCGCTGCTGATGGACGAGATGATCGAGCCGGGCGGCATCGTCATCGACGCCAAGTCGGGCGTCTCCGGCGCCGGGCGCGACGCCAAGCAGCAGAACCTCTTCACCGAGGTGTCGGAGGGCTTCAACGCCTACGGCGTCGGCCATCACCGCCACATGCCGGAGATCGAGCAGGAGCTGCGGCTGGCCGCCGGGCGCCCGGTGACGGTCAGCTTCACCCCGCACCTCGTCCCGATGAACCGCGGCATGATGGCAACGATCTACGTCCGCATGGCCGACGGGGTCACCGCCGACGACCTGCGCGCCACCCTGACGGCGCGCTACGAATCGGAGCCCTTCGTGAACGTCACGGCGGCGGGCATCGCCCCGGCGACCCGCCACGTCCGCGCCTCCAACCAGGCGCTGATCGGCGTCTTCCCCGACCGCACCCCGCGCGGCGCCATCATCGTCTCGGTCATCGACAATCTGGTGAAGGGCGCCTCCGGCCAGGCCATCCAGAACATGAACGTCATGTTCGGCCTGGGCGAGACGACCGGCCTGGAGCAGGCCCCGCTGTTCCCGTGACCGAAGAGAAACAGCCTGAGGAAAAACTGCCTGCGATGTCCGGCCTGATATTGCCCTTCCAGGGCACGCATCCGAAGATCGACCCCAGCGTCTATGTGGCGCCGACGGCCTCGGTCATCGGCGACGTGGAGATCGGGCCGGGCAGCAGCGTCTGGTTCGGTTGCACGATCCGCGGCGACGTGAACGAGATCCGAATCGGTGCCCGGACCAACATCCAGGACGGTACCGTCATCCACGTCGCTTCGGCGGGGCAGGGGACCTACATCGGAGACGACGTGTCGATCGGCCACATGGCCCTGTTGCACGCCTGCACGCTGGAGAGTGGCTGCTTCATCGGCATGCAGGCCTGCGTCATGGACGGCGCCTACGTCGAGTCGGGGGCCATGGTGGCCGCCGGGGCCTTGGTGACCCCCGGCAAGCGTGTGGCCGCGGGGCAACTTTGGGCCGGAAGTCCCGCAAGACCCATGCGTGCACTTACGGAAAAGGACACATCTTTCTTCCCGGTAAACGTCCGGAACTACGTGCGGCTTGCTCAAATCTACAGAGAGGGCTAATACCTCTTTAGTGCGTCGCAGCACTGTGGCATACTAGCAACAGTGACACCGGCACGAAACGTGTAGGACTTCCGAAGGGTATGTTTGTACGTGGACAAACCCCACATGTTTCGCGTTTTGTCACGTTACATGCACGCGATAAGTCCTATCGTTTGTGCGATTCGTCCTCCGCGAACCAAGCGGTAGGGAGTGTGTCTCTAAGGGAGTGGAGAAATGAACAGCTTCTTCCGCGCTACCATGGCCGTCGTGCCGGCCGCCGTCGTCGCTTTCGGCCTGACCGCCGGGGCTCAGGCCCAGAGCGCCGACACCGCCGAGTGGTGCAACCCGGTCATCGGCTGGAACGACACCCCGGTCCGCACGGCGGATGGCGGCTACGCCACCCACCAGGGCAGCTACAAGTGCCCGCCGGCCGCCGCTCCGGCGGTTGCCCCGGCCCCGGCCGCCCGCGCCCAGACCGAATACCTCGTGTTCTTCGACTGGGATAAGGCCAACGTCACCCCGGCCGCCGATCGCGTGATCGGCGATGCGGCCGCCGCCATCGGCAAGGGCGCCAACGCCCGCGTCCATGTCGTCGGCCACACCGACACCTCGGGTTCGCCGGCCTACAACCAGCGTCTGTCGGTGCGTCGCGCCGAGGCGGTGAAGCAGGCCCTCGTCTCCAAGGGCATCGCCGCCGGCGCCATCACCACCGAGGGCAAGGGCGAGAGCCAGCTCCTGGTGCAGACCGGCCCGAACGTCCGCGAGCCGTCCAACCGTCGTGCGCAGATCCTGCCGCGCGGTGCGAACGCCCCGTCGTCGTAAGGCGCAGGTTCCCTTTCGGGACACGGAGCCCCGGACCTCGGTCCGGGGCTTTCGCCGACCAAGGAAAAGGCCCCGGACCAATGGTCCGGGGCCTTTTCTTTTCAGCCGTCCCTTTCGGTCCGGACATCCGGAGAGCGGCGGACCGCTCCCGGACGCGGGACATCAGACCCTGGTATCAGAGCCGGAAGGTCAGACGATGCGCACCTTGGCGTAGGAGCCGGGCGCGTCCTCCAGGACGGGCAGGCCGCCCTTGGCCGGGTCGCGCGCCGGGACCTTGCCGTTGGAGAAGGTGGAGACCCAGTTGTTCCACTCCGGCCACCAGGAGCCGGGGGTCTGCTCCGACGAGGCCAGCCAGTCGTCGGACGCCTTCGGCAGCTTGGCGTTGGTCCAGTAGCAGTACTTGCCGGCGGCCGGCGGGTTCACCACGCCGGCGATGTGGCCGGAGGCCGCCAGCACGAACTTCACCGGGCCGGAGAACAGGTGGGCGCCCATGTAGGTGGACTTCCACGGCGCGATGTGGTCTTCGCGGGCCGACAGGAAGAAGGACGGGGTCTTGACGTTGCGCAGGTCGATCGGCACGCCGCCCAGCGACACCCCGCCCGGCTGCGCCAGAAGGTTCTTCTGGTACATGTTGCGCAGATAGAAGCTGTGCATCGCCGCCGGCATGCGGGTCGAATCGCTGTTCCAGTAGAGCAGGTCGAACGGGAACGGGTCCTTGCCGAGCAGGTAGTTGTTCACCACGAACGACCAGATCAGGTCGTTGGCGCGCAGCATGTTGAAGGTGGTCGCCATCTTCGAGCCGTCCAGGTAGCCCTGCTGGGCCATCTGGCTCTCGATCATGGTGAGCTGCTCCTCGTCGATGAAGACCGACAGCTCGCCGGCTTCGGTGAAGTCCAGCATGGTGGTGAAGAAGGTGGCCGACTTGATGCGGTCGTCCTTCTTGGCGGCCATGTAGGACAGGGTGGAGGCCAGCAGCGTGCCGCCCAGGCAGTAGCCGATGGCGTTCACGTCCTTCTCGCCGGTCACCTTCTCGATGGCGTCCAGAGCGGCCAGGACGCCCTCGAACATGTAGTCCTCGAAGCCCTTCTGGGCCAGCTTCTCATCCGGGTTCACCCAGGACAGGACGAAGACGCTGTGGCCCTGGTCCACCGCCCACTTGATGAAGCTGTTCTTCTCGCGCAGATCCAGGATGTAATACTTGTTGATCCAGGGCGGCACGATCATCAGCGGCCGCTTGTTCACCTCCGGCGTGGTCGGGGTGTACTGGATCAGCTGCATCAGGTCGGTCTGGAAGACGACCTTGCCCGGGGTCACGGCGATGTTCTTGCCGACCTGGAAGGCGTCGTAATCGGTCATGGAGATGCGCAGCTCGCCCTTGCCGCGCTCCAGGTCCTTCAGAAGGTGCTCCAACCCCTTCACGAGGTTCTCGCCGCCCGTCTCGATGGTCGTGCGCAGCACCTCCGGGTTCGTCATGACGAAGTTGGAGGGCGCCATCGCGTCGACGAACTGGCGGGTGTAGAAGTCGACCTTCTTGGCCGTGTGGTCGTCCAGGCCGTCCACCCCGTTGACCGTGGACTGCATCCACCGCGCCGACAGCAGGTAGGACTGCTTGATGAAGTCGAACAGGGTGTTCTCGTCCCAGGCCGAATCCTTGAAGCGGCGGTCGTCCTTCGCCGGGGCGATGACCGGCTGGGCCTCCTGGCCGAAGAAGCGCTGGGTGGTGCGCTGCCACAGGGTCAGGTAGTCCTGCCACAGCGTCATCTGCGCCTTCATCAGCTTGGCCGGGTCGGCCATCATGCGCGTGGTCATTTCCAGGAACGCATGGCCGACGCCCATCGGGTCGGGGTTCTTCGCGCCGACGCCGTCCGAGGCCTGACGGGACAGGAATTCGGTGACCAGCCGCTGGCTCTGCTCGGCGATGCGGGTCATCGCCCGCGACATCTCCACCGGGTCGGGAAGCTTGACGTCAGGGGCCTGGTTTTCGGCCATTGGTGCGGTCCTTCTTCTTTAGGCGAGTTTTAGGCTTCAGGAGGGACGTTGTGCGGTTTATACAGTGCCTGCCGGAAGTCTGTTCGGTCGGAGTGCGGTCCGGTCCTGGCATCGCGACCTGGTTATGCCATGTCCGTTCGAGCCGGGGTCCGTCATACACCTCTCGTATGAAGATTTCATTTCGCCCACCACCGTTCAAGCGGCTGGATGGGTTCGGATGTGGGGTTCGCAGAATGGAAACGGGTATCCGACGCGGCTTGGTTGCGAAGGCAGGCCGCCTGGGGCCGGCCCTGTCCGTCCTGGTTGTTTTCGCCCTGCCGGCCTGCAGCGACCGCGTGCTCGACACGGGGCTGGTCGGCGCCGTGACCGGTCGCGACGTGCCCAGCCAGGAATCGCCGGTGCGCGGCATGTCCGGCGCGAACCGGGAATACCCCAACCTCGGCACCGTCCCGCCGCGCCCCACCGACCTGCGGACGGAGGCGCAGCGCCAGCAGGATCTGGACCGTCTGGCCCAGGACCGCGCCGCCGCCAAGACCATGCTGCCGACCCCCATGGACGTTCCCCCGCCGCCGGACATCACGCCTGGACAGCCAAGCGCCGGGAAGCCCGCCGCCGGAAAGCCCAATTGAGGGCCGGGGTGTAGCAAAGGGCGGGCGCCGCCAGTAATCCGTAAGTATACCTATGCGGAGCGTCCTTCGGCCTTTGATGGCGTCCCATGGAAGGAAAGGGACGCGCCGGTCTTGGCCCGGTCGATGCGCAGTTACGAAGGCGGTGGCGCGGACCACGGAGCACCCATTGCTGCTGCCAAGGTGGAAAAACTACGTCTTGCGGCGGCGGGTCCGCAACAGATTTTCAAACTGCGACTATTTGGCGCGTCGGCTTCGCTTCAGGTTGGGAGGGCTCCCCGGCCTGCCGGCCATGGCGCGCGGCCATGGCGTCGCGGCATGACCGCCCTGCGCCGCCCGTGGTTGCCGGAAATTATAAGGCGCCCTTACAATAAGGGATGCTTGATGAATCCCCCTTCGGAATGATCCTGATCGACTGCGCGCGGCTTCTGCGCGCGCGGTTCGACCGTGCCCTGGACGACGCCCGGCTCGGCCTCACGGCGGGGGAGGCGCGGGCACTGGTTTATGTCTGCCGCCACCCCGGCTCGCGCCAGACGGTGCTGGCGACCCACATGTGGGTTGAGCCGATGACCCTGGTCGGCTTCCTCGACCGTCTGGAGGCGCGCGGGCTGGTGGTTCGCGAGCCGGACCCGGCGGACCGCCGCGCCAAGATCGTCCAGCCGACCCCGCAGGCCGAGCCGCTGGCGCTCCAGGTCCTGGAGGCCTTCCGCACCGAGCGTGAGTCGGCCATGGCCGACCTCTCGGCGGAGGAGATCGAGCAGCTCAAGGACATGCTGGCCCGCCTGCGCAACCGCATGATCGCCGACGATCGCGGCGGGGCCGGCCAATGAGCCGCCCGCCCGTCCAGGCCGACGCGCCCGCCATGACGGAGACGCGGACGGCCGTCATCGGAACGCTGATCGTCACGCTGGGTCCGCTCAGCCTCGCGCTCTACACGCCGGCCCTGCCGATGCTGGTGGAGGCGTTTCAGTCCACCCCGGCGGCGCTGAAGCTGACGCTCTCCGTCTATTTCTTCGGCTTCGCCTTTTCGCAGCTCGCCTGCGGGCCGCTGTCCGACGCCTACGGTCGGCGGCCGGTCGCCCTGGCCTTCTTCGTCACCTATGTCCTGGGCAGCGTGGTGGCGGCGCTGTCGGGCAGCATCGAGTGGCTGCTGGTCGGGCGGGCCCTGCAGGGCATCGGGGCGGCGGCGGGCATCGCCATCTCCCGCGCCATCGTCCGCGACCAATTCACCGGTCAGCGGTCTGCGCGCATCCTGAACCTGATCGGCCTGATGCTGGCCATCGTGCCGGCGGTGGCGCCGACGCTCGGCGGGGTGATCCTGGGCACGGTGGGCTGGCACGCCATCTTCGTGGTGATGACGCTCTACGGCATCGCCGTGCTGACCGTCTTCGCGCTGGGCACGGCGGAGACCAACCGGACGCGCGACCGTTCGGCGGCGCGGCCCGGGCCGGTGATCCGCAACTACCGGACCCTGCTGACCGACCGGCGCTTCATGCGGGCGGGGCTGGTGCTCGGCACGACGCTGGGCGGCCTCTACACCATGGCGGCGCTGCTGCCCTTCGTGATGATCGAGCGGGTGGGGCTGAGCCCGACCGTCTTCGGCTTCGCCATGCTGCTGCAGACCGGCTCCTACACGCTGGGGGCGACGCTGGCCGGGCGGCTGCTGCGCCGGGTGGACGCGATGCGGCTGATCCCCTACGGGCTGGCCTGCGTGGCCGTGGGCGGGCTCGGCTTCGCCCTGGCGCCCCTGACCGGCGACCCGACCGTGGCGAGCGTGATGGGGCCGACCGCGGTCTGGGCCTTCGGCATCGCCCTGGTCATGCCCGGGGCGACCAGCGACGCCCTGGCCGGCTTCCCCCGCATGGCGGGAGCGGCCTCGGCGCTGATCGGCTTCATGCAGATCGGCGGCGGGCTGGCGGGCACCGCGGTGGCCGCCCTGTTCGCCGATCCCTACACCGCGACGACGGCCATCATGCCGGGCCTCGCCCTGCTGTCGCTGCTGTCCTACGGGCTGCTGCGCGTCCCGGCGTCCCGGCGCGGCCACCCGGCCAAGCCCGCCCGGCCGGAGGACCTGGAGGTCGCCGTGGACCCCGTCGCCCTGATCGGCGCCGGCGGGGAGGAGATCGAGGAGGCACTGCACCAGCGCCGGGCCTCCGGTCGCAAGGGAGGCTGAAGACGGGCTTGGGCGTCCGGGATGCCTTGGGCAGCGCAGGAATGCGTCCGGACGCGAATTTTACCTCGCTTCTGAAGATGCGGGGCGGTAGATAAGTGGTCCCGGTCCGCAAATATGGGTTCGTGGCGTGGCCGGACAAGGCTTCGGAGCGTCCATGAGCGATTCAGAATTCCACCGGATCAAGCGGCTTCCGCCCTACGTCTTCGCCGAAGTGAACGCCATGAAGGCGCGAGCCCGAGCTGCCGGCGAGGACATCATCGACCTCGGCATGGGCAACCCGGACCAGCCGACGCCCCAGCACATCGTCGACAAGCTGATCGAGGCCGTGCGCGATCCCAAGACGCACCGCTATTCGAACTCCCGCGGCATCCCCGGCCTGCGCAAGGCGCACGCGGCCTATTACAAGCGCCGCTTCAACGTGGACGTCGACCCGGAGTCGGAGTGCATCGTCACCATCGGCTCGAAGGAGGGCCTGGCCAACCTCGCCCAGGCGATCACCAGCCCCGGCGACATCATTCTGGTGCCGAACCCCAGCTACCCGATCCATCCCTTCGGCTTCATCCTGGCCGGCGCCTCGGTGCGCCATCTGCCGGTGGGGCAGGCCAACGGCACCTCCACCGACATCGACAGCTTCATGATCATGCTGGAGCGCGCCGTGCGCCACAGCGTGCCGAAGCCGCTGGCGCTGGTGCTGAACTACCCGTCCAACCCGACGGCGGAGGTGGTGGGGCTCGACTTCTACCGCCCGATCGTCGAGTTCTGCCGCAAGCACGGCATCTACATCCTGTCGGATCTGGCCTACGCCGAGGTCTTCTTCGATGGTGACCCGCCGCCCTCGATC
Proteins encoded:
- the argC gene encoding N-acetyl-gamma-glutamyl-phosphate reductase, giving the protein MANSTSPIRVGILGASGYTGAELVRMLLRHPGVEICALTAERQAGKPMAEVFPHLGQFNLPGLVKIEEVAWDKLDAVFCALPHGTTQEVIAGLPRHIKVVDLSADFRLSDPAEYATWYGHEHRAVDLQKEVAYGLTEFNRQGVRKARVVANPGCYPTCSLLALLPLLMDEMIEPGGIVIDAKSGVSGAGRDAKQQNLFTEVSEGFNAYGVGHHRHMPEIEQELRLAAGRPVTVSFTPHLVPMNRGMMATIYVRMADGVTADDLRATLTARYESEPFVNVTAAGIAPATRHVRASNQALIGVFPDRTPRGAIIVSVIDNLVKGASGQAIQNMNVMFGLGETTGLEQAPLFP
- a CDS encoding gamma carbonic anhydrase family protein, whose product is MSGLILPFQGTHPKIDPSVYVAPTASVIGDVEIGPGSSVWFGCTIRGDVNEIRIGARTNIQDGTVIHVASAGQGTYIGDDVSIGHMALLHACTLESGCFIGMQACVMDGAYVESGAMVAAGALVTPGKRVAAGQLWAGSPARPMRALTEKDTSFFPVNVRNYVRLAQIYREG
- a CDS encoding OmpA family protein, translated to MNSFFRATMAVVPAAVVAFGLTAGAQAQSADTAEWCNPVIGWNDTPVRTADGGYATHQGSYKCPPAAAPAVAPAPAARAQTEYLVFFDWDKANVTPAADRVIGDAAAAIGKGANARVHVVGHTDTSGSPAYNQRLSVRRAEAVKQALVSKGIAAGAITTEGKGESQLLVQTGPNVREPSNRRAQILPRGANAPSS
- the phaC gene encoding class I poly(R)-hydroxyalkanoic acid synthase, giving the protein MAENQAPDVKLPDPVEMSRAMTRIAEQSQRLVTEFLSRQASDGVGAKNPDPMGVGHAFLEMTTRMMADPAKLMKAQMTLWQDYLTLWQRTTQRFFGQEAQPVIAPAKDDRRFKDSAWDENTLFDFIKQSYLLSARWMQSTVNGVDGLDDHTAKKVDFYTRQFVDAMAPSNFVMTNPEVLRTTIETGGENLVKGLEHLLKDLERGKGELRISMTDYDAFQVGKNIAVTPGKVVFQTDLMQLIQYTPTTPEVNKRPLMIVPPWINKYYILDLREKNSFIKWAVDQGHSVFVLSWVNPDEKLAQKGFEDYMFEGVLAALDAIEKVTGEKDVNAIGYCLGGTLLASTLSYMAAKKDDRIKSATFFTTMLDFTEAGELSVFIDEEQLTMIESQMAQQGYLDGSKMATTFNMLRANDLIWSFVVNNYLLGKDPFPFDLLYWNSDSTRMPAAMHSFYLRNMYQKNLLAQPGGVSLGGVPIDLRNVKTPSFFLSAREDHIAPWKSTYMGAHLFSGPVKFVLAASGHIAGVVNPPAAGKYCYWTNAKLPKASDDWLASSEQTPGSWWPEWNNWVSTFSNGKVPARDPAKGGLPVLEDAPGSYAKVRIV
- a CDS encoding MarR family transcriptional regulator — protein: MLDESPFGMILIDCARLLRARFDRALDDARLGLTAGEARALVYVCRHPGSRQTVLATHMWVEPMTLVGFLDRLEARGLVVREPDPADRRAKIVQPTPQAEPLALQVLEAFRTERESAMADLSAEEIEQLKDMLARLRNRMIADDRGGAGQ
- a CDS encoding multidrug effflux MFS transporter, translating into MSRPPVQADAPAMTETRTAVIGTLIVTLGPLSLALYTPALPMLVEAFQSTPAALKLTLSVYFFGFAFSQLACGPLSDAYGRRPVALAFFVTYVLGSVVAALSGSIEWLLVGRALQGIGAAAGIAISRAIVRDQFTGQRSARILNLIGLMLAIVPAVAPTLGGVILGTVGWHAIFVVMTLYGIAVLTVFALGTAETNRTRDRSAARPGPVIRNYRTLLTDRRFMRAGLVLGTTLGGLYTMAALLPFVMIERVGLSPTVFGFAMLLQTGSYTLGATLAGRLLRRVDAMRLIPYGLACVAVGGLGFALAPLTGDPTVASVMGPTAVWAFGIALVMPGATSDALAGFPRMAGAASALIGFMQIGGGLAGTAVAALFADPYTATTAIMPGLALLSLLSYGLLRVPASRRGHPAKPARPEDLEVAVDPVALIGAGGEEIEEALHQRRASGRKGG
- a CDS encoding LL-diaminopimelate aminotransferase, with product MSDSEFHRIKRLPPYVFAEVNAMKARARAAGEDIIDLGMGNPDQPTPQHIVDKLIEAVRDPKTHRYSNSRGIPGLRKAHAAYYKRRFNVDVDPESECIVTIGSKEGLANLAQAITSPGDIILVPNPSYPIHPFGFILAGASVRHLPVGQANGTSTDIDSFMIMLERAVRHSVPKPLALVLNYPSNPTAEVVGLDFYRPIVEFCRKHGIYILSDLAYAEVFFDGDPPPSILEIPEAREVAVEFTSMSKTYSMAGWRIGFATGNKKLITALARIKSYLDYGAFTPIQVAATAALNGPQDCVEQVRTMYRQRRDVMIEGLASAGWTVPSPSASMFAWAPIPEPFAHLGSLEFSKLLLQEAKVAVAPGVGFGEYGDGHVRLALVENVHRIRQATRNIKEFFRSNAAGAAASKDPAARAALLDPEKAKV